In Micromonospora purpureochromogenes, a single window of DNA contains:
- the mtrA gene encoding MtrAB system response regulator MtrA, translating into MRARVLVVDDDPALAEMLGIVLRSEGFLPSFVADGERALAAFRDNRPDIVLLDLMLPGMSGIDVARAIRTESGVPIVMLTAKSDTVDVVLGLESGADDYVVKPFKPKELVARMRARLRRGEDVAPEMLTIGPPGNQITIDVPAHTVSRDSEEVKLTPLEFDLLVALARKPRQVFTREVLLEQVWGYRHAADTRLVNVHVQRLRAKIEPDPERPEIILTVRGVGYKAGTG; encoded by the coding sequence ATGAGAGCCCGGGTACTGGTGGTCGACGACGACCCCGCGCTCGCCGAGATGCTCGGCATCGTCCTGCGCAGCGAGGGTTTCCTGCCCTCGTTCGTCGCCGACGGGGAACGGGCGTTGGCCGCGTTCCGGGACAATCGACCCGACATCGTGCTGCTCGACCTGATGTTGCCCGGTATGAGCGGTATCGACGTGGCCCGGGCGATCCGCACCGAATCCGGCGTGCCGATCGTGATGCTGACCGCCAAGAGCGACACCGTCGACGTGGTCCTCGGCCTGGAGTCCGGCGCCGACGACTACGTGGTCAAGCCGTTCAAGCCCAAGGAGCTGGTCGCCCGGATGCGGGCCCGGCTGCGCCGCGGCGAGGACGTCGCCCCGGAGATGTTGACGATCGGGCCGCCCGGCAACCAGATCACCATCGACGTGCCGGCGCACACGGTCAGCCGGGACAGCGAGGAGGTGAAGCTGACGCCGCTGGAGTTCGACCTGCTGGTCGCGCTCGCCCGCAAGCCGCGCCAGGTCTTCACCCGCGAGGTGCTGCTGGAGCAGGTCTGGGGCTACCGGCACGCCGCCGACACCCGGCTGGTGAACGTGCACGTGCAGCGGCTGCGCGCCAAGATCGAGCCGGACCCGGAGCGCCCGGAAATCATCCTCACCGTTCGGGGCGTGGGCTACAAGGCGGGTACCGGATAG